The DNA segment AGACTGCTTACCTATTGTATTAATTGACTTTTAGagcattttcattttttcaaagATAATCACAAGCCACCATAATGAAATGACCAGTCTGAGCTCAATATCATGATTTGTGCCAATTTGAGATAAATAATCATGTGCGACAGGGTCACTATACAGAAGCAGGAGCTATATTCCATGGGATTAAAGATAGAGAACCACAAGCTCTCTACCAGCTGGCTGTTATGTACTACGATGGACTTGGTATGACAGCAGACCCTGTGAGTTATGTTTGAATCCAGTAGTAGAAGGTTACGGTAACGGTAACGGTGGAATCATTCCTCGCTACTCTGTTTATTCTTAAAATTCCTATTAATTACTGATGTGATAAATCCCATGATTATATATTCATTTCCTTCCTGCCTTAATGTGTCTCAAACAGAGCAAAGCAGTGGACTATATGAGGAGAGTAGCTGAATGGGACACCGGTAGTGTCAGATATACAGCTTTGTACAACCTGGGCAGAGCCTACATGCAGGGATATGGAGTCCAGGCCTCCAGAGAAGAGGCAGAGAAGTGAGTACAGTCAGAGCAGTGTctgacaaataaacaacaaatcaaCCATTCCAGAATAAATGTCTAGTTCTGAGCAGCGTTTCTTTGTGCCTGCAGGTACTGGCTTGTTGCAGCAGACAATGGAAACCCAAACGCCAGTGTGGAAGCTCAGTCCTCTCTCGGATTGTTCTATTCCAGTCCTGAAATACAAGATCTCAAAAAGGTAGTGAAGCATTGACTAAAAAAtcacactgttaaaaaaaaaaaaaataagaagaaaattgAGCATTTGGTTTAACGTTTTGTACAACACAAATCAATTTACCTTGACCTGGATGACAAAAATCCTAGAAGACAGCAGACGGATTCTGAAAAGTCTCAACGAAAGTGTAATAGAAAGTTCTCTTCTGGTCCAGTATAACAGTCTGGTAAAATGTGTCTATCTTTAGGCATTCTATTGGCATTCTGAGGCCTGTAGTAATGGCAGCCTGGAGTCCCAGGGCGCGCTGGGAATCATGTACCTATATGGATATGGTGTGTCTAAAGATCTGTTGGCAGCTTTTTACTGCCTCACAGATGCAGCGACGAGGGGTAATGTTTATGCCCAGGGTCACCTTGTGGCTTACTACTACCAGCGCAAACTCTACACCAGAGCAGCACTTTTGGCTAAGAGGTACTGCAAAGAAATAAAGGA comes from the Tachysurus fulvidraco isolate hzauxx_2018 chromosome 17, HZAU_PFXX_2.0, whole genome shotgun sequence genome and includes:
- the LOC113635977 gene encoding LRP2-binding protein isoform X2 encodes the protein MMDYSDQTPHKTDKLQKIRTDKVFNAVLSVYENHAAFKSAGNSECLVKKAEAGDTQACLLLGHLYYKEGHYTEAGAIFHGIKDREPQALYQLAVMYYDGLGMTADPSKAVDYMRRVAEWDTGSVRYTALYNLGRAYMQGYGVQASREEAEKYWLVAADNGNPNASVEAQSSLGLFYSSPEIQDLKKAFYWHSEACSNGSLESQGALGIMYLYGYGVSKDLLAAFYCLTDAATRGNVYAQGHLVAYYYQRKLYTRAALLAKRVCTYVDISAIANSTGCNPEYICKGIATGLFYYARCLQLGRGVTQNTENALHYYNKAALMNPEVFKDLQMALTYGRM
- the LOC113635977 gene encoding LRP2-binding protein isoform X1 — encoded protein: MMDYSDQTPHKTDKLQKIRTDKVFNAVLSVYENHAAFKSAGNSAECLVKKAEAGDTQACLLLGHLYYKEGHYTEAGAIFHGIKDREPQALYQLAVMYYDGLGMTADPSKAVDYMRRVAEWDTGSVRYTALYNLGRAYMQGYGVQASREEAEKYWLVAADNGNPNASVEAQSSLGLFYSSPEIQDLKKAFYWHSEACSNGSLESQGALGIMYLYGYGVSKDLLAAFYCLTDAATRGNVYAQGHLVAYYYQRKLYTRAALLAKRVCTYVDISAIANSTGCNPEYICKGIATGLFYYARCLQLGRGVTQNTENALHYYNKAALMNPEVFKDLQMALTYGRM